One window from the genome of Silene latifolia isolate original U9 population unplaced genomic scaffold, ASM4854445v1 scaffold_119, whole genome shotgun sequence encodes:
- the LOC141637551 gene encoding anthranilate synthase alpha subunit 1, chloroplastic-like isoform X1, whose translation MEALTSSLTSSSHFLSPHRHNRRHIPSLSSSAATVRHTLSHRRGSVSLRRRRDVLPVQCYSPTLSTPSSLVDSPAEFNEAAKKGNLIPLYKCIFSDHLTPVLAYRCLVKEDDREAPSFLFESVEPGKNSSCGRYSVVGAQPSMEIVAKENLVTVMDHLEGKMTEELVEDPMSVPKKIMEDWKPQLIDELPDAFCGGWVGYFSYDTVRYVEKKKLPFSGAPQDDRGLPDVHLGLYDDVIVFDNVEKKAYVIHWVRLDRYSSTEAAYRDGMKHLDSLLSRVHDIDTPKLISGSIKLQTSHFGNDLKVSSMSKEQYKDAVLEAKEHILAGDIFQIVLSQRFERRTFADPFEVYRALRIVNPSPYMAYLQVRILCVLVFSILFRSSFQSSFKLTYHVYAKSQARGCILVASSPEILTRVKKGKVTNRPLAGTCRRGKTPKEDIMMEEQLLNDKKQCAEHIMLVDLGRNDVGKVSKFGSVNVEKLMNIERYSHVMHISSTVTGELLDDLTSWDALRAALPVGTVSGAPKVKAMELIDELEVTRRGPYSGGFGGISFTGDMDIALALRTMVFSTATRYDTMYSYKNVNKRREWVAHLQAGAGIVADSNPDDEQKECENKAAGLARAIDLAESSFLDKE comes from the exons ATGGAAGCTCTGACGTCATCACTCACTTCTTCTTCTCATTTTCTCTCTCCTCACCGTCACAACCGCCGCCACATTCCTTCTCTCTCCTCCTCTGCCGCAACCGTCCGCCACACTCTCTCTCATCGCCGTGGCTCCGTCTCTCTTCGTCGTCGCCGCGATGTTCTTCCTGTTCAATGCTATTCTCCTACTCTCTCGACTCCGTCGTCTCTCG TGGATAGTCCGGCGGAGTTCAATGAGGCGGCGAAGAAAGGGAATTTGATACCGTTGTACAAGTGTATATTCTCCGATCATTTGACGCCGGTGCTCGCTTACCGGTGCTTAGTAAAGGAAGATGACAGAGAAGCGCCGAGTTTTCTTTTCGAGTCTGTTGAACCTGGAAAGAATTCGAGTTGT GGAAGATATAGTGTTGTTGGAGCTCAACCGAGCATGGAAATTGTGGCAAAGGAAAATTTGGTGACAGTAATGGATCACCTTGAAGGGAAGATGACGGAGGAGCTTGTGGAAGATCCAATGTCGGTCCCCAAGAAGATTATGGAGGATTGGAAGCCGCAGTTGATTGATGAGCTTCCTGATGCGTTCTGTG GTGGATGGGTTGGTTACTTCTCTTATGACACAGTTCGTTATGTGGAGAAGAAGAAACTTCCTTTTTCAGGCGCACCTCAAGATGACAGAGGCCTTCCTGATGTTCACTTGGGCTTGTACGATGATGTTATTGTGTTCGATAATGTAGAAAAG AAAGCATATGTGATACACTGGGTCCGCTTGGATCGCTATTCTTCCACAGAGGCGGCATATAGAGATGGAATGAAACACCTTGATTCTTTGCTGTCCAGAGTGCATGATATCGACAC CCCCAAGTTGATATCTGGCTCTATAAAGCTTCAAACAAGTCACTTCGGCAATGACTTGAAGGTGTCAAGTATGTCAAAAGAACAATACAAAGATGCCGTGTTGGAAGCTAAGGAGCATATCTTGGCTGGTGACATCTTTCAAATTGTACTAAGTCAACGTTTTGAGAGACGGACATTTGCTGATCCATTTGAAGTATATAGGGCACTAAGAATTGTTAATCCAAGTCCCTATATGGCATATCTGCAGGTACGCATTTTGTGTGTGTTGGTCTTTAGTATCTTATTTCGATCTTCTTTTCAATCCTCTTTCAAACTTACCTATCATGTATATGCAAAATCTCAGGCCCGAGGTTGTATTTTGGTTGCTTCAAGTCCTGAAATTCTCACTCGTGTCAAAAAG GGGAAAGTGACTAATAGACCTCTTGCCGGTACTTGTAGAAGAGGAAAAACGCCAAAAGAAGATATCATGATGGAAGAACAACTTTTGAACGATAAAAAGCAATGTGCTGAGCACATCATGCTGGTTGATCTGGGGAGGAATGACGTCGGAAAg GTCTCGAAATTTGGTTCTGTGAATGTTGAAAAGCTTATGAATATTGAGAGATATTCCCATGTGATGCATATCAGCTCCACT GTTACTGGGGAACTACTTGATGATCTAACGAGCTGGGATGCTTTACGTGCCGCATTACCTGTTGGGACAGTTAGTGGAGCGCCCAAG GTTAAAGCTATGGAGCTGATAGACGAGCTTGAAGTCACAAGGCGAGGGCCCTACAGTGGGGGATTCGGTGGCATCTCATTCACAGGCGACATGGATATAGCTCTTGCCTTGAGAACAATGGTATTCTCCACCGCAACTCGATATGACACCATGTACTCTTACAAAAATGTTAACAAGAGACGAGAATGGGTGGCGCACCTCCAAGCTGGGGCAGGCATTGTTGCCGATAGCAACCCTGACGATGAACAGAAAGAATGTGAGAACAAGGCCGCTGGCCTTGCTCGTGCTATTGATCTTGCTGAGTCGTCTTTCTTGGACAAAGAATAG
- the LOC141637551 gene encoding anthranilate synthase alpha subunit 2, chloroplastic-like isoform X2, with the protein MEALTSSLTSSSHFLSPHRHNRRHIPSLSSSAATVRHTLSHRRGSVSLRRRRDVLPVQCYSPTLSTPSSLVDSPAEFNEAAKKGNLIPLYKCIFSDHLTPVLAYRCLVKEDDREAPSFLFESVEPGKNSSCGRYSVVGAQPSMEIVAKENLVTVMDHLEGKMTEELVEDPMSVPKKIMEDWKPQLIDELPDAFCGGWVGYFSYDTVRYVEKKKLPFSGAPQDDRGLPDVHLGLYDDVIVFDNVEKKAYVIHWVRLDRYSSTEAAYRDGMKHLDSLLSRVHDIDTPKLISGSIKLQTSHFGNDLKVSSMSKEQYKDAVLEAKEHILAGDIFQIVLSQRFERRTFADPFEVYRALRIVNPSPYMAYLQARGCILVASSPEILTRVKKGKVTNRPLAGTCRRGKTPKEDIMMEEQLLNDKKQCAEHIMLVDLGRNDVGKVSKFGSVNVEKLMNIERYSHVMHISSTVTGELLDDLTSWDALRAALPVGTVSGAPKVKAMELIDELEVTRRGPYSGGFGGISFTGDMDIALALRTMVFSTATRYDTMYSYKNVNKRREWVAHLQAGAGIVADSNPDDEQKECENKAAGLARAIDLAESSFLDKE; encoded by the exons ATGGAAGCTCTGACGTCATCACTCACTTCTTCTTCTCATTTTCTCTCTCCTCACCGTCACAACCGCCGCCACATTCCTTCTCTCTCCTCCTCTGCCGCAACCGTCCGCCACACTCTCTCTCATCGCCGTGGCTCCGTCTCTCTTCGTCGTCGCCGCGATGTTCTTCCTGTTCAATGCTATTCTCCTACTCTCTCGACTCCGTCGTCTCTCG TGGATAGTCCGGCGGAGTTCAATGAGGCGGCGAAGAAAGGGAATTTGATACCGTTGTACAAGTGTATATTCTCCGATCATTTGACGCCGGTGCTCGCTTACCGGTGCTTAGTAAAGGAAGATGACAGAGAAGCGCCGAGTTTTCTTTTCGAGTCTGTTGAACCTGGAAAGAATTCGAGTTGT GGAAGATATAGTGTTGTTGGAGCTCAACCGAGCATGGAAATTGTGGCAAAGGAAAATTTGGTGACAGTAATGGATCACCTTGAAGGGAAGATGACGGAGGAGCTTGTGGAAGATCCAATGTCGGTCCCCAAGAAGATTATGGAGGATTGGAAGCCGCAGTTGATTGATGAGCTTCCTGATGCGTTCTGTG GTGGATGGGTTGGTTACTTCTCTTATGACACAGTTCGTTATGTGGAGAAGAAGAAACTTCCTTTTTCAGGCGCACCTCAAGATGACAGAGGCCTTCCTGATGTTCACTTGGGCTTGTACGATGATGTTATTGTGTTCGATAATGTAGAAAAG AAAGCATATGTGATACACTGGGTCCGCTTGGATCGCTATTCTTCCACAGAGGCGGCATATAGAGATGGAATGAAACACCTTGATTCTTTGCTGTCCAGAGTGCATGATATCGACAC CCCCAAGTTGATATCTGGCTCTATAAAGCTTCAAACAAGTCACTTCGGCAATGACTTGAAGGTGTCAAGTATGTCAAAAGAACAATACAAAGATGCCGTGTTGGAAGCTAAGGAGCATATCTTGGCTGGTGACATCTTTCAAATTGTACTAAGTCAACGTTTTGAGAGACGGACATTTGCTGATCCATTTGAAGTATATAGGGCACTAAGAATTGTTAATCCAAGTCCCTATATGGCATATCTGCAG GCCCGAGGTTGTATTTTGGTTGCTTCAAGTCCTGAAATTCTCACTCGTGTCAAAAAG GGGAAAGTGACTAATAGACCTCTTGCCGGTACTTGTAGAAGAGGAAAAACGCCAAAAGAAGATATCATGATGGAAGAACAACTTTTGAACGATAAAAAGCAATGTGCTGAGCACATCATGCTGGTTGATCTGGGGAGGAATGACGTCGGAAAg GTCTCGAAATTTGGTTCTGTGAATGTTGAAAAGCTTATGAATATTGAGAGATATTCCCATGTGATGCATATCAGCTCCACT GTTACTGGGGAACTACTTGATGATCTAACGAGCTGGGATGCTTTACGTGCCGCATTACCTGTTGGGACAGTTAGTGGAGCGCCCAAG GTTAAAGCTATGGAGCTGATAGACGAGCTTGAAGTCACAAGGCGAGGGCCCTACAGTGGGGGATTCGGTGGCATCTCATTCACAGGCGACATGGATATAGCTCTTGCCTTGAGAACAATGGTATTCTCCACCGCAACTCGATATGACACCATGTACTCTTACAAAAATGTTAACAAGAGACGAGAATGGGTGGCGCACCTCCAAGCTGGGGCAGGCATTGTTGCCGATAGCAACCCTGACGATGAACAGAAAGAATGTGAGAACAAGGCCGCTGGCCTTGCTCGTGCTATTGATCTTGCTGAGTCGTCTTTCTTGGACAAAGAATAG